GGCGGTTGACGATATTTCATTTTCTGTAAACGGCCTAAAACGGTGGAAAAACGCGACAATTTGGCCATTGGGAAGGCGACAACGTCGTGTATAACCGACATCGCCGTGCGCTCTCTACCACCGCTGAGAGAAAGACGCGGAAGGTGATGATTTTCAGGCCGCGCGATCTCACGGCACAGGCGAAGGCGCGGGCAACGATTCGTCGGTACCGCGCGCTTCCTTTCGCAGCGCGACGAACGATGACCTACGACAATGGACTCGAAGCCGCCGCTCACGAGACCGTTACTGCCGCCATTGGCATGAAATTCTACTTTTACCAAAACCTACTCGTCTTGGCAGAGAGGCACCAATGAAAACAGAAACGGACTCGTGAGATTCTATCTGCCGCGCACCGTGGACCTCGATACCATATCAGGCAGGCAGATTAAACATGTCGAGAATCTGATCAATAGCCGTCCGATGAGGTGTTTGAGGTACCGGACACCGAATGAAGCGTATGAGTATGAAATGAACAAATTACGTCAACGGTCGTTGCGTCAAAACAGTAAAAATTTTTATCCACAGGTTGCACTTGTAAATTGAATACGGGATAAACTAAAATAAATCGTATGTCCTTAAAAAACGGCTTCGCACAACTTCCGATCATTATTATCATCGGCATCGTAATTCTTGGTGCGGGATTTGTGGTGGTACGCAAAAATTTTCGCATGCCTCGGCTGATACTTCCCGTAGAGAAGCCAGGCCTTCCGATTCCGCAGCCAGCTCCGCTACCTTCTCCATCTCCTTCGCCGTCGCCGACGCCCTCTCCGTCACCCAGCCCTGCACCCACCCCATCTCCGCCGCCTCCCGGTTCCCAACCACCTTCGCCATCGCCGACACCTAACCCCGTTCCCGCCGGGAGCCTTAATGCGCAAAGCGCGAAAGGAATTTTTGCGCTCGACAGCGTCAAGGGGACGTACCGCGATAATGGTATTCGAAGCTATGATTTTGTAGCCGGATATGCCTGGCGTATGGGCTGGTATAATTTTGAGTCCTCAAAGGGCGTGTACGATTTCGCAGCGCTGGATCACATTTTGGGGAAGCTTAACCCTCTCGGGAAAAAGCTTTCTCTGAATATGCTCTCTTCAAACAAAACCGAGCCGGCCTATATCACGGCAGAATCCGGGGTAACCACATGGACATTCACGGATCAAAATACCCGTCATGAGGATTATGGCAAACCCCAGGTAAAGCCGGTCCCATGGGATTCATATCTGCAATCGCGATTCAGCATATTCGCCGAAAAACTTGCGAATTACCAGTCGCCGAATCCAGCAGGAGGCACAATCGCACTTCGTGATAACCCGGCATTAGCTCAAATCATTGTAACCATTCCCGGTCTTGGCTCCATCCGCGAAGGACCGGGGGGCGCAGCAACGCCAGAACTCTCAACGATGCCTGGGTATAGCCGTCAAGTTTTCATTGACGCTATCCTTGCCGCCCTCCGGGCGATTGCTCGAAATTTCCCTCAAAAACCGATTTCAGTTCCTTTTTTTCATGTGACCGACACTACGACATCGCCGTCGCTGGATCAGACGATCCACGATGCTATTCAAGCGGAATTTGATGGAGTAAAAAATCCGAAAGTCGGATATTTCCAAGAAAACCTGTCGGCCCTAAATACGACCGGAAGCATTCTTTGTTCGCCCGACGGGTCTCGCGATCCTTTGAAGCTTGCAACAGGGAAAACGTGGCTCGCATTCCAAATGTTGCAATCGTGGGTAACTCCGTTTGCCAATCCGTCAAAAAACGCGGGTACAATACCCACAGATGCCATCAGCTGTGGAAACAGTCTCATGGGGATCACGTACTTTGAAGTGTATGTGCCGGATCTCGATAACGCCGCGTGGCACGCATCGTTTCGTGATTGGGCCGCGAAGTTAAAGTAGTTACGAATTGTTCAGTAATGGGATTTCCACGCAATCTAACATCGTTGATTTTCCACACAAGAATTGCGAGCATTTCCGTTACAGTTCCACAGAGTGCAATTGTTGCAGCATAGTCGCCCAAGCAATAATACTTCTTTGCGCTTCGCAAAGGTTTAGTAATTCTTTCAAAAATTTCTTTGGTATGCGGAACAATCGCCGCGTGCGATTCTTCAGTTGTCGCCTCCATATATCTTTCCAAAATTTGCTCGGAAAGTGCGCTTAGCGGAAGTTCAAAGAACCAATTGAATAAATCTCTATTATCGGGGCAGTAATGAAAGTTGATATGGGAATTGGCCTATTGAGTTTTCCTTCGCGCGCTAATTTTTTAGCGCGCGACCAATCCGTTGGCTTCCGAAAACTTGCAAAATTTCTCTTGGTGGAGCCAAGGTGAATCGAACCCCTCTACCCGAGAGACAGCCACGGGCTCCTCACCTTAATGTCAAGTAACATTATCCACAGGCAGACCGAGATCATTCCTGCAGTAATGCCCGTGTCGCTCGCTGACCTTGAGACAAGAGCGTCACGGGTGGTCGGGCTTGTTCACGCTGTTCAGATTGACGTGATGGACGGGTACGGTTTCGTCGTTCAAATATTTTGAACCCTTTAAAAAACGTGGTAGGTTATAGCAAGTAGCACACTCGTTACGTTCTTTGTCTTCGAATCCTGTAACCGTAAGGAGTACAGAATGGATCGGAAGTTTAAGCTCGGCTCAAACGAAGTTTTGCGCGAGCACGTACGTACTCTCCTTACGGAGAAGGGCGAGATGCGTATTGGAAGTCTCGTGGGGGGTGTCATGTCGCGAGAAGGCCACCCGATGCCCTACGAAGGGCAGCCGCGTCTCCTGCATATCATCGCTGGGATGGTTGAGAAAGGAGAAATAGCGGAGCGCTACGTCTCTAGCGAAACAAGGGGAAACAATGGGGATGAGTTTAGGCGCAGGCAACACTTGGTTCGCCTCGGCAATACCGAGATAACGGCGATCGAGCCGGCGGCGGAAACGCCCTCATCCAGTGTCGGGAAAGAAAAGAAGCAAGAGTATATCCTCCGCGCGGCTCTCGCGCGGGAAGAAATGCTCGACCCGCCTGCCGGAAAAAATCGAATCCTCACCGAGGCGATTCGGCTTGCGGGCTTGAGCATCACTCCGGGCGGCGCGTGGTACCGAGCGTTCGACGGCCTTGTTTCCGCAGGCGTATTTCACCGAGAGGCAGATAAAGAAAACGCGGATGTGGTTCGTTATTCTCTCACTGACGCTGGCCGCATAGAAGCGCGGCGTAGTGCTCCCGCGCGAGGGATCGGGCGTGGCGGTGCAGAGTCGTGTCCACCGCTCTCCCTTCCCACAACCGAAACGCCGTCGGTGTCTCCATCGGAAGTACCGACGTCAACACCGAGAGCGGCACCCGAGCAGGCCGTGACGTATCTGTCTCGTCGCGCCGAGGAGCCAGTCGCGGTCTCCGAGCTCACGGCGCTCCTCAGCCGCGTATTCGTATTTGCCGATCACCTAGGGAGCATCAGTACTGCTCTGCTTCGCGAGCACGATGAACTTCGCGCTCTTGGCGCGCATGTTAGAGAGGGTCTCAGCGCTCTCGAGGAGAAAGTGAGCGGCTGTGTCCACGCACTTGAGCGCATTGAGAAGGTCGAGGAGGCGACGGGGAGGCGCGCGACGGACGACGCGAATGCACTCGCGACTCAGCTCGACGAGCTCCGCATGAGCTTCAGTGCCGCGCGGGATACGCATCCTCGCGATCTCGAGCTCGCCCGTGTGGTGCGCGAGTTCAAAGAAGAACTTTCTCGCCGCAGCGAGATGTTTGCGAACCTCGACGCAATGCACGCACGGCTTCAAGCGTGGGTTCTGGACGGGGACGCGCCTCACGCCACGTAACTCGCCCCCATAGTACTCCACGCTTTACAATGAGGAGAGCACCATGTCTGACTTCGATATCGTGATCGAAGGGGGACAGGTCGCTGTCCCCCAATCAACCAAATCGTCCTGCGCCGAGAGTACCGCTTTGAACGCGGGCAACCCCCTCGAGCGTTTACTGCAACGATCAGAGATACGCTCTCTTATAGCGCGTATACTCCGCGGCGAGCCGGTGACGAGCGTCGAAAAGCGCGCGGCGCTCTCCGAGGGGCAGTGCGAGGATGCGCAAGCGCGCGTGGCGCTCGCTGATCTTATCTTTATCGCTCTGCGGGGCCCCGACCGACGTCCTGATACGGATCACTCCATCCGAGAGCAGCAACCCGAGCAAGTGGCGAAGCCCTTGGCAGCGCAACCTCGACGTGGTCGTGGACGGCCGCGAGCGGAGCCACTGTTGTCTTTTGATGAGGCAGTGCGTGCCCTACCGCTCTTGACCCGTCGCGAGGCACAGGTTTTCAAACTTCGCTATGGCATTGGTGGTAAGGGCCAGAAGTCTGTCTCAGAGACTGCGTCCTACTTGGGGGTTTCGACCGCGAATGTATATACAACCGAGCGCAGCGCTTATGTGAGGCTCAAACGCTCCTCTGTCGTGCCGCAACCGGGACAACAAAGCGGTACAGAATCGGCGGATCAACGCACGCCACACACGATAGAAAGGACGTTGCCAAAGAAGCCAGAACAGAACCGCGAGCGGCATTTTCCCAGGTCCGAAAGGCGGCGTGGCCCGAGGCCAAAGGCAGACAAGCCCGTCGATGATGCACTGCGTGAGTTTGAGCAGGAGCGGCTGCGTGCGCTCGTCCTTGAAGACGCTCGCGAAATGCATGGCGAGCGCGAGAGCGCGGCGAGAGCTTTGTTCACCGAAGCCCCGGAAGCCCGGTACGAGCCGGAGGCGTGGATTGGCACGATCAGCGCGTACTTTGCTGCCGCAGTGCGCCGTCCTCTTTTGTCGGCAGAGGAGACGTTGCAACTTTTCAAGAAGATTGATGCCGAGCGCAGCGAGATCGAGGCGCTCCTCAGCGCTCACCCTGCCGGCGCTCTCTCGCTTGAGGCTGCTCGACGGGAGCGCCCACCGTGGCACAACCTCGTTCGCTGGATGACGCTAAGGGAGAGAGAGAATGAACCGCACACGTCTGAGGAGAAGGACAGAGACGCTCGAGATCGAGAGTTGCTCGATATGTCGGAGACGACCACTGAAGATGAGGAGACAGACGATCCAGAAGTTGCTCCAGGTCGGGTGCTCTCGCGCGCACTCGAGATACTCGAGGGACGACTTCTGAAGGATGGGTCTACGCTCGCATGCGCGGCGCTCTCCGTGCTTCTTTCTGAAGCTACGCCACGCCTCTCTCGGCTCATGGCGCTTGAGACAGAAGCCTTCGAGCACAACATGCGTCTGGTCACCTCGATTGCCTCACGGTTTCAGGGATTAGGGCTTGAGTACCTTGATCTTGTACAGGAGGGTAATATCGGCCTCATGCGGGCGATTGAGAAGTACGACTGGCGGCGAGGAATCCACCTCTCGACGTACGCAGTGTGGTGGATTCGACAGGCGATTTTCCGAGCGGTTTGGGACAAGGGCAGCACGATCAGAATTCCGGTGCATATACGCGAGGCGACAATGAAACTACGTGCGGCTCATGCGCGCATCATGGCGCGGTCGGCAGGCGGTCGCGAACCTACGGACGAGGATCTTGCGCTCGAGCTCGATTGGGAGGTTAGCGAGGTATCCAAGGTGCGCGATACTCTCCGGCTAGACTCTACGCGCTCGCTCGATCAGCCGGTTTCGAGCCATTCGTCCGGATCCGACTCGGATGGGACGGCGCTCCTCGCGTTCATTCCTGATGCGAATGCGTCTGATGCCGGAGACCCTGTTACTGACATCGAGCGTCGAGAGGACGTAGCGCAGCTCCTTAAGACGCTCTCGCCGAGAGAGGAGAGGGTGCTGCGCCTGCATTATGGTATTGTCGAGGAGAAACCGCAGACACTCGAGCAGATTGGACGGGTTTTTGGCGTCTCGCGCGAGCGGATCCGGCAGATTGAGGTGAAAGCGTTTTCTAAATTACGACGGCGCATGCAGGCGCTCGACATCTCCTCGGAAGAGGAAATGGGAGAGAAGTTGCAATCGTTCTTTTCTCATCCGCGCGAGGACTCGCGCGAAGCACAGAGGAGAGCGTGAAGCCCCGCGACCACATGTCGCGGGGCTTAATTTTTTATAGGACTTACGCGTTTGGCGCATTTCTTTGTTGCCTTCGTCGCTCAAACCTGTCGCTCGTAGCTTCAAGTACGTCTCGCGTTTTCGCTCCTCGGCGTCTCGATACTCTGCTCAAACGCGTAAGTCCTATGTTCAATGAAGTCTGTTAAAAATGGCTCTTCGGCTGTAAGATAGATATATGCCTGCAACTCATAGTGGCGTTGAAATTATTCCCGCCATCATGCCGGACTCGCTCGCGGACCTCCTCGAGAAGGCAGGGCGCGCTGCGGGAATCGTGCCGTTTGTACAAATTGACGTGATGGACGGCAGGTTTGTGCCGAGCGTTGATTGGCCGTACACTGGCGAGAGCGCACAAAAAGAATTTGAAGAACTCGTGCGGGGCAGTAAGACCTTGCCATTCGCCGAAAAGCTCAACTACGAAGTTGACCTCATGGTCGCGGAGCCGGAGCGCTCTGTTGCGGATTGGGTGCGCGCGGGTGTGAAGCGCGTCATTGTGCATATTGAGAGCAGTACGTATATCACGGCCGCGCTGATCAGCGGTCGCGCCGCCGCAGAGGTGCGCGGTGGCGGAGTTGAATTCGCAATCGCGCTCAATACAACGACAGAGAACACCGTGCTCGGCCCTTACCTCGACCATATAGATTTCGTGCAGTTCATGGGGATTGAAAAAATCGGCTACCAAGGCCGAGCCTTTGACGAGCGCGTGCTGGGGAAAATCCGCGATTTACGAGAGAGGCGCTCGGGTGTTATCATAAGTGTTGACGGCGGCGTCAATTTCGACACCGCGCCGCGGCTCATTGAGTCGGGCGCGAATCGGCTCGTCTCCGGATCAGCCATTTTCGGAAGTGACGATATCCGAGCCGCAATTGAGAAACTACAAACTTCGGCAAAGTAAACCATGTCGGCACAATTATGAACAAGGAGCTAAAACAAGAATTTGCGCGGCTGCACATCCGTCTCGATGCCATCGAGATGGACGTTCGATCTGTTAAGTCAGACGTGTCAAACATTAAGTCCGACGTGTCTACTCTGAAGTCGGATGTATCTACACTCAAGTCCGATGTTGCTGGGTTGCAGTACAATACTGCGGTACAGTTTCGTGAAGTGCGAAATGATCTCGCGATGCTCATGAAGAACCTCGATCCGCTTGGCGATCCAAATGAAGCGGCGGATCTTTATGGTCGCGTCAAGTATCTCGAATTGAAGCTCGGCATAGAGAGTGGTAAATAAATCCATGCTGTCTTTGCTTTTTCTTATACTTATGGGTTTGACTGTTTGGTTTGGATTTCAAAAAAAGTTTGTTGCACTCGCCATAACCTCTACGCTGCTCGTTCTTCTAATCGGGTTTTGGATTTGGCTCGGAACTCAAGTGATAATCAATTAGAGAAGATGCCCCACCTCCACGAAGACAAAATAAAATTTCTAGAGAGTAAAGCGAATGAGATTCGCATTTCGCTCATTGAGTCACTTATCGCAGCTGGCTCTGGCCACACGGCAGGCCCCTTGGGCATGGCGGATATTTTCACCGCGTTTTATTTTCACATCCTTAATCACGATCCGAAAAATCCGCTCTGGGAAGAACGGGATAGACTCATCCTTTCAAATGGTCACATCACGCCGATCCGTTATGCTACCATGGCGCACGCGGGGTATTTTCCGATTGAGGATTTGAAAACATTGCGGAAATTCGGCTCGCCCCTTCAAGGGCACCCCGAGCGCGAGCGTTTGCCCGCGGTCGAGACCACGTCCGGGCCGCTCGGTTCCGGACTCGGCCAGGCGGCGGGGTACGCCTACGGCGCGCGCATGGACGGCAAGAAATTTCGCGTCTATTGCCTCATGTCCGACGGCGAGCAGCAGGCGGGGAATACCTGGGAGGCGGCGATGTTTGCGGGGAATAACAGGCTCGCGAACCTCACGGCGGTGATGGACAGAAACAATATACAAATAAACGGTCCCACAGAGGACATTATGCCCCTCGAGCCTTTGCGCGCGAAGTACGAGGCGTTCAACTGGCATGTGATCGAAGTCGGCGGTCACGATTTTGAGGAGTTCGTCGCGGCGGTCGAGGAAGCAAAAGCAGTACTTGAAAAACCGACGCTTATCCTCGCGCACGTGATCCCGGGCAAAGGCATCAAAGAGATCGAAGGCGACTACCGCTGGCACGGCTGTACCCCGGGAGGCGGGCCCGAGGACGTGTTTAAGAAAGCGGAGCAGGGGGCGAAGTTTTTGGAGGAACTGCGGGCGCTTGGAGAAATGATTAAAAACGCACACGTGTAGCTCAACGTTCCAAGTGAGAGATTTAAGGGTATGGAGCCGAAACTGATACGTGAAAAAGTCAAGCCGGACGAATTGGTAAGACTGATACGCGATGGACTTTACGATACGATGGCGAAACTTGCAGTAGATGTTGAGCGCGGGATTCTTGCAATAGGCGGCGAGTGGCATTCCGACGCAGAGGAAGTGTTGACCGCGGATGGTTCTCAAGCGAATAATGTGTGGGGCGTAAATTTTTATCCTTGGAAAGAGTCGCGGGAGCGCATTGTCTATACATCGCTCATTAACCTCAAGCCGCTCGTTCCGCATCGAAAGATGGAGATTACGGATCTGGGCATGCGAACGAAGATACATGATCTTGTCACGCGGTTATTGCTCTATGACGACGAAACCTTACCAGCCGAATAGCGAGAAGTGGCAGTCGTTTCCACGTGATGTCCAAATGCGGCATATCGCCGCAGAGCTCACGCGTGCAACGAGCGCCGGAGCGCGGGGGCAAGGAGAACTTGAGCAGGAATCGCTCGAGCGGTCGCTCATACTTGTGGACGCCTCGCTCGCGGACCCGCAATGGAATGATAAAAAAGCACTCTATCGGCTTCGCGATGCGCTTGCTGCACTGTACGCAAAACATCTCGATCCTGCATTGAGCCGCTATATTGCCGAGGTATTATTGACCACCACGTCTTAAAAACATGAACAACAAATCAGCGCCTATCTTCATCATGGTGGTCGTAGGTGTTCTTGCGATCGTCCTCCTGGGTGGAATGTATTTGTCGCGTTTTTTTTCAACGAGCAACACGGATCGTAGCGGTGCAAAAACTGCCTGCACCCAAGAAGCAAAACTCTGCCCCGACGGCACCGCCGTCGGCCGCACCGGTCCGAACTGCGAGTTTGAGGCGTGCGCAACTTCGGACAACCAACTGCCAACGACCAATGAACCGAATACGTCAGAGTGGAAAACGTATCGGAATGAAGAGTATGGGTTTGAGATGAAGTACCCGCCAACATGCCGCGTTTATTTAAATGAGGTATTCGCGAAGCCGCCTACGCCGACGTGTTTTTCCATTTTTGTGAGAGGGGAGAATAGCTTTAATCTTGAAGAGTTTCTCGAAAGTGCTAAACAAGACAATTCACTTACGGCGTTCAAAATCGGCGGTGAGGCCGCTTACCGTATTCAAGGAACCATAAAGAAAATGGATACTATAGTGGTCAAATATAATGGTTTTGTGTACACTTTTCCGGATGCCGACTTCTTATTACGGGAGGGTATTTTATCCACCGTTAAATTCACCAACTGATCGTCTCCATGATTCTTGATTCATAATTCTTACTTCATCCGTCATGTTCCTCAACCCATACGCAAAACTCATCCAAAACCCGTTTGATCTCGCCTCGCTCGAGAAAAAGCCGACACGGGACGGCTTCGGAAAGGGTACGTGTTGACATACAATTGTATAAGTATACAATAGTATATATGGCTACCATAGACTATATCACAACCAATATTCGTCTGCCGAAGGAAGATTTAAAAGTATTGAAACAGGAGGCGTTCGCGAAAGAGCAAAGTGTGGGCGCGCTTCTTCGGTCTTTGGTTCGCGAACATTTTACGGGGCGTGCGGGGGTGCACACCAAACGCGCGCGTCGTTCCGTATGGGATCTTCCGAAGCGCGCACAGAAAACCGGTGCGCGAAATCTCGCATCCAACGTTGACCGCATCGTGTATGGAATATAACCGAAAAATATTGGTTGACGCGAACGTGTTTATTGCCCTTTTGAACAAAGATGACGCACTGCATCTCCGGGCAGTCGCTCTTTGGGCCGACATGAAGCAAGAAAATCGCGAGCTCGTTACCTTGAATGTTGTCGCGTCTGAGGCGCTGACCGTTTTGAGCCAGCGAGGAAGCAAGGCGCTCGCGCTTGAATTGGCCGAGACGCTGTACGGTGATGGTAAAAATGATATAGAAATGGTATATGCCGACCGCATGCTCGAAGAGAGAGCGCTCGAGCGATTTCGGAGCATTCGCAGTAAAAATTTTAGTTTTGTTGACACTATCATTTTGGCGGCATTAGAGCGGTACGCCATACCGGCGCTCGCCTCGTTTGATCGCATCCTTGAGAGGTATGCGAGCGCCGGTACCTTACGGCAGGTGTAATCGAGCCCTGAATCTTTGGCACGCCTAGAAATCTCCATGGTATGCACAAGCGCACCACAATTGTTTCTCTGGCACTCATCATTGCCGCCGCGGGCGGGTATGTGCTGTATGCTTCAATCATTGGAGACGTGACGCAGGACAGTGGAAGTACGCAGGCGTGCACTGAGGAAGCAAAACTCTGCCCGGATGGCAGCACCGTAGGCCGCACCGGGCCGAACTGCGAGTTTGCGGCCTGTCCCAGTCCGGAAATTATTTTTGGTAAGAAAGCCGAGGAATTATGCGGGCCGCAGCCACCGGCAGAGTGTGGGCCAGGAACAGCGCTCGGATGTTACACGAAAAGCAAAAAGTGGTCTTGTTACCCAGAAATGACTGGGTTTGATACCTCGGACTGGAAAACCTACCGGAGTGAGGAGTATGGGTTTGAAGTGCGTTACCCACAACAATGGTACAAACACGAAGCGGAGCTATTTCTTTTTTTAACTCCGACGAGCCCTGAGGTTATTACCGAATCACCTGGGATTAACTTTGTTCTGAAGCCGCTCGAAGGGCGAACAATCCAGCAGTCAGAGGATACGATAAATTTTGATCGCGAGTGCCAGCCAACAATTTTTGGAGGAAGAGGTGCGACCAAATGTCATCCGGTTATTTCTTTTGCTGGAGAAAGCTTTACATTTATTCGAATGTCAGACGGCCAGTATCTTTCAATCGGTGATTATTTAACGAGCGATCTTTCTGGCCTCATTCTCTCCACCTTCAAGTTCACCAAATGAGCGCCTCCATGATTCTTGATTCATAATTCTTACTTCATCCGTCATGTCCCTCAACCCCCAAGCAAAACTCGTCCCCAACCCTTTCGACATCGCCTCGCTCGAAAAGAAGCCCACACGGGATGGGTTCGGGAAAGGCCTTGTTGAGGCCGGAGAGATAGAAATACATGATAAAATACGATTATGCATACGATAAACCAAAAAATTAAAGAGATTACGGACACAATCGTTAAAGAGTACCAACCGGAGAAAATTATTCTCTTTGGCTCGTATGCATGGGGCGAGCCGCATGAGTGGAGTGATGTTGACTTGCTTGTGGTAAAAGAAAGTACAAAGACGCAGCTCGAACGACGACGCGAATTGCGGCGCTTGCTTTTAGACGCAGACATG
This region of bacterium genomic DNA includes:
- a CDS encoding PIN domain-containing protein — encoded protein: MEYNRKILVDANVFIALLNKDDALHLRAVALWADMKQENRELVTLNVVASEALTVLSQRGSKALALELAETLYGDGKNDIEMVYADRMLEERALERFRSIRSKNFSFVDTIILAALERYAIPALASFDRILERYASAGTLRQV
- a CDS encoding nucleotidyltransferase domain-containing protein encodes the protein MHTINQKIKEITDTIVKEYQPEKIILFGSYAWGEPHEWSDVDLLVVKESTKTQLERRRELRRLLLDADMPLDILVHTKKELEDNINEKRNLFLEDIVRNGLTLYSATQGEIELTHTPATLIT
- a CDS encoding sigma-70 family RNA polymerase sigma factor, coding for MSDFDIVIEGGQVAVPQSTKSSCAESTALNAGNPLERLLQRSEIRSLIARILRGEPVTSVEKRAALSEGQCEDAQARVALADLIFIALRGPDRRPDTDHSIREQQPEQVAKPLAAQPRRGRGRPRAEPLLSFDEAVRALPLLTRREAQVFKLRYGIGGKGQKSVSETASYLGVSTANVYTTERSAYVRLKRSSVVPQPGQQSGTESADQRTPHTIERTLPKKPEQNRERHFPRSERRRGPRPKADKPVDDALREFEQERLRALVLEDAREMHGERESAARALFTEAPEARYEPEAWIGTISAYFAAAVRRPLLSAEETLQLFKKIDAERSEIEALLSAHPAGALSLEAARRERPPWHNLVRWMTLRERENEPHTSEEKDRDARDRELLDMSETTTEDEETDDPEVAPGRVLSRALEILEGRLLKDGSTLACAALSVLLSEATPRLSRLMALETEAFEHNMRLVTSIASRFQGLGLEYLDLVQEGNIGLMRAIEKYDWRRGIHLSTYAVWWIRQAIFRAVWDKGSTIRIPVHIREATMKLRAAHARIMARSAGGREPTDEDLALELDWEVSEVSKVRDTLRLDSTRSLDQPVSSHSSGSDSDGTALLAFIPDANASDAGDPVTDIERREDVAQLLKTLSPREERVLRLHYGIVEEKPQTLEQIGRVFGVSRERIRQIEVKAFSKLRRRMQALDISSEEEMGEKLQSFFSHPREDSREAQRRA
- a CDS encoding transketolase yields the protein MPHLHEDKIKFLESKANEIRISLIESLIAAGSGHTAGPLGMADIFTAFYFHILNHDPKNPLWEERDRLILSNGHITPIRYATMAHAGYFPIEDLKTLRKFGSPLQGHPERERLPAVETTSGPLGSGLGQAAGYAYGARMDGKKFRVYCLMSDGEQQAGNTWEAAMFAGNNRLANLTAVMDRNNIQINGPTEDIMPLEPLRAKYEAFNWHVIEVGGHDFEEFVAAVEEAKAVLEKPTLILAHVIPGKGIKEIEGDYRWHGCTPGGGPEDVFKKAEQGAKFLEELRALGEMIKNAHV
- a CDS encoding DUF5674 family protein; translation: MEPKLIREKVKPDELVRLIRDGLYDTMAKLAVDVERGILAIGGEWHSDAEEVLTADGSQANNVWGVNFYPWKESRERIVYTSLINLKPLVPHRKMEITDLGMRTKIHDLVTRLLLYDDETLPAE